The following is a genomic window from candidate division KSB1 bacterium.
CATCTATAATGCTTCCGAATAATTCTTCAACAATGTCTTCGAGGGTAATTAAACCATCAGTACCGCCATGCTCATCTACCACAATAGCTATACTTTTGCAATTTTGCTTGAATTCCTTTAATGCATCAAGCGCACGCATGTGTGCGGGAAACATCAATGGTGAACGAAGAGGCAGCACATCAGTAATCGGTTCCGTTAAAAAATCCAAAACATAGAGAAAGCCTTCAATCTGGTCAACATGTTCTCTGTAAATCGGGAGCCGGGAAAATCCACTGTTGTGGAACAACTTTACAATCTCTTCCCGGTCTGTGTTGATTTCGCAGGAGACCATTTCTGTGCGGGGGATGCGCACATCATGGACACGTTTATCGGCAATATTGATGGCGCGATGCAGCATCAGACGCCCCGTTTTATCAATCAACTCGCGATGTGCATATTCGCGTACGAGCATGGGCAGTTTGGTTTTTGAAAAAACAGAATTGATATTATCTTCATGGCTTTTGAATAGTTTAAGCAGCTGTTTTGAAAACAATTCCGAAATGTATATCAGGGGATAAAAAAGAAAATAAAACATCATAAGCAACGAAGGCGAAGAAACTGATATACGGTTTGGGATCAATGTAGCAATAGACTTTGGAATAATTTCCCCAAAAATCAGCAGGAATGCAGATGTAACCAGCACCAGTACGGATTCATTAAAAAAAGCAGAGAAAACCACAATCGCAAGGGACGAACAAGCCACCATGACAATATTATTTCCCACCAGGGTGGTCGTTAAAAATGTTTGGTCGCTTTGTACCAGAAAATTTGAAAATTGCTTTTCCGGTTCCTGATGGGTCCTCAAACGCAGTTTAATTCGATTGGAAGAGATATAGGCGGTCTCGGACCCTGAAAATATCGCACTGAGCAATAATGTAAGAATAAATAAAAAAAGATACACTGAATTCCCTATTTCAATACAATCGGTGTTATACGCCCGGAGGACTCTTCCACAATATAATCAATAAAATCATCCATCCGGCTTGAACGCACTTTTAATTGATACGCCATATGATCATCAAATTGAGAATGCACAACTTTGGCATCATATTTTTCTATGCTTTTCATTAATGTGTTGGTCAGATCGTATGGACATTCAATACCCAACAGCCGTGTGCGATACTTTTTAATAATCTTTGCCTCGTTTACAGCATCTCCTGCCGCTTGACCATACGCACGAACGAGACCTCCGGTTCCCAGTTTTGTACCTCCAAAATATCGGGTAACAATAACAAGAATATTTAACAGATCATTTCCTTTAATAGCCTGGAGGATGGGTTTGCCGGCAGTTCCAGACGGTTCGCCATCATCATTGAATCG
Proteins encoded in this region:
- a CDS encoding hemolysin family protein — translated: MYLFLFILTLLLSAIFSGSETAYISSNRIKLRLRTHQEPEKQFSNFLVQSDQTFLTTTLVGNNIVMVACSSLAIVVFSAFFNESVLVLVTSAFLLIFGEIIPKSIATLIPNRISVSSPSLLMMFYFLFYPLIYISELFSKQLLKLFKSHEDNINSVFSKTKLPMLVREYAHRELIDKTGRLMLHRAINIADKRVHDVRIPRTEMVSCEINTDREEIVKLFHNSGFSRLPIYREHVDQIEGFLYVLDFLTEPITDVLPLRSPLMFPAHMRALDALKEFKQNCKSIAIVVDEHGGTDGLITLEDIVEELFGSIIDEYDVSEVLIKSVDEKSIVADGRAEIDHLREQYNLDLPEGDYVTISGLVENKLGRVPERGDYVQLDDIKIMVLDSSKTKINKVRIDQNVQAVKENQTD
- a CDS encoding YigZ family protein — translated: MQNDLYKTIAKESQIDLRVKGSHFIGRAFPVTDRKKVKEIIVGVSEQHYDATHNCYAYCVENGKVERFNDDGEPSGTAGKPILQAIKGNDLLNILVIVTRYFGGTKLGTGGLVRAYGQAAGDAVNEAKIIKKYRTRLLGIECPYDLTNTLMKSIEKYDAKVVHSQFDDHMAYQLKVRSSRMDDFIDYIVEESSGRITPIVLK